The following DNA comes from Acidicapsa ligni.
CCGCCGGGAGTGGTCTTGATAACCAGATCGGATAACTCGCTTGCACTGTGCGCCTGTGCTCCAATGAGCCCTAGAAATAGCTGATGATCGGCTTCATAAAGTCCTGGTGAATCGACGATGTTCGCTGCTTGCACGCCGTTCAGTAGATCAGAAATCGTAATCCCGGCGGCTTGCAAACGAGAGATGTCCGGAACGATATGAAACTCAGGAACCTTGCCTCCTTGCACTACAACCGTGCTGACCCCATCGACGCGATTCAGCGGAGGCTTGAGGTCATATGTAGCAATCTCCCACAGGCGCTCCTGCGAAACAGTCTGCGGTCCACGATCATCTGCGGTTAATGCGTAGCCGAGAATAGGAAAGGTCGCAAACGTAAGCCTGTTTGTGGTGATGTGTGCTGTTGTCGGCAGAGTCTGCTGCACCTTGGAGAGCGCCGCGTCCACGAGTTGCAGCGTGTGGAACATATCAACGTTCCAGTTGAAGAACAGGCTGATCTCCGCCGAGCCACGACTGGTCGTACTGCGCACCGTACTTAATCCCGGCACACTGTTCACCGCGTCTTCAATAGGCTTGGTAATGGTGATCTGCATCTGTTCGACGGGCATCACACCGTTGTCGACGCCAATCACCACGCGGGGAAAATTCGTGTCAGGAAAAACTGAAGTCGGCACCTGAAATGCCGCGTAGATACCAGCAAACGTGAGCGTGATCAGAAAAAAGAATATGGATGCGGAAGCAAGCGAAAGCCAGAAACTATCTTTGGGTTGAGCGTTGGTTTGTACTATGGATTCAGGCGGCGAGCTCATTTATCTTCTCCGCTCTTTCCTGCATCCGGCTTGTCATCTGCAGCACCGACCTTGACCTTCGTGTCTTCATCCAGAGCATAGCTGCCTGTCGTGATCACCATATCTTTGTCGGTGATGCCGGACAACACCTGGGATATAGTTGCAGTCTGAAGGCCGATCGTTGCCGGGTGTTTATGTGCCGTTCCATCTGCAGCAATCACCATCACAAACTTGCCGCCATCCTGTGCCGTCTGGAGCGACTGTGTAGGAATCAGCAGCGCATTGTTGGCACTGCGCCCTGTGATCGATACATGAACAGGCGTTCCAGCCTTGAGTATTTCTTTATGATTCTCAACTCGCACCCAAACCTCAACAGTTGTGCTGCCAGGGTCGAGAGCTGGACTAATGAGAGTGACCTTGCCTGCGATGGGGTCGTCCATGCCCGGAACAAGAATAGTTGCTTCTGCACCAACGGATAGCTGCTGCGCCATTAACTGCGCGATGTGTAGTTTGGCAATTAGTGAGGACGTCTCCATCACCGTAATAACAGGAACTCCAGCGGCTGCTGTTTCCCCTGGATATACGGGCATATCCGTGACAATGCCATCGATAGGACTGCGAATCTCTGTGTAACTCAACTGAGCCTGCGTTCCGAGAAACTTACCTTTCGCCGAGTCAAGCTGTCCCTTGGCGGATTCCAGTGCAGCCTTATTGCTGGTCTTTTGTACGGCTTCGAAGTGTTGCTGCGCCAGGTCATAAGCGGCCTGCGCCTGCACAAGCGCCGCTTTCGCTGTATCCAGATCACGGCCTGGAATTGCTCCTTGCGAAAAGAGTTGAGTGCGCGCGGTCGCGATGCTTTGACTTAATTCCAGATTTGCCTTCGCTTGTTTCAAATCAAGTTCGGCTCTGGTGTAGTCTTCGGGCACTGTAGCATGGGTTGCGTTGGCGTATGCTGCTTCGGCCGACTTATAGGCGCCTTCGTTATCCATCACTGCCGCCGATAGATCGCTGTTCTCAAGCACGGCCAATAGTTGCCCTGCTTTGACGTGCGCTCCTCGTTGTACATAGAGCTTCTTCACCGGCGATGTAATTTTTGGCGTAATGACCGCATGATTCAATGGGGACAATGTTGCATCGGCAACAATCTGTTCCGAGATATCGCCACGATGCGGCAGAGACGCTTGTACAGTAACTTCTGAAGTTACTGGCACATCTTTTTTCTGACACCCCGCGATAATAGGCAGAAGACAGCAGGTTGCCAAAACAACATTGAGAAGATGTGCTCGATTTGCAAATAAGAATTCTGGCATAAGTCAGAGCGTTCCTGTCAGTATCTGGAGGTTGGCCAAAGCTGTCTGATCGCGAAGAATGCCATCTTCTTCTGCGAGCTCTGTCGATGTTAACGAGTTTTGTGCATCCACAACTTCAAGCACATTCGCTTCACCCGCGGTATAACGAAGCAGCGTTAAACGAAGGCTCTCCCGCGCGGTTTCTACGCTAACATCCAGAGAGTGCAATTGATCATTGGCGACTCTCGCTTCTGCGTAGAACTCGTCCAGTTGCGCAATAAGTTTTCTCTGAGTGTCGGATAACGCAATGCGGGCCGATTCGCGTAAGCTCTGTTTTTGTCGGATGCGATTATGCGTAGAGAGCCAGTCCCACACAGGAATATCGAGCGTGGCCATCGCGGAGTAGCCGAGGTTGCGTGTCCCATCCGGTGCATGGATCGCGAACTGCGCAGCGTCGATTCCGTAGCTGAAGTTGAGCCCCAAATCTGGAAGATATGCAGCACGCGCTGCCGTAACATCAAGCGAACTGGTACGCAATGATGCGAGAGCGCTCGCCAGCTCGGGATTATGTGCAGTAGCTGCCGCATCGATCTCTGCCCGCTGCGCGAGCGGCGCAACAGAATCAGAACGCAGAAGAGTGTAAGGAGTATGGGGATCGGAAAAAAGAAGAACGGCAAGATCCAGCCGCGCTTTTTCTTTCTGTAGTGTCATATCTGCAAGATCGCGTTCGCGCTGCTGTTGCTGCAACTGCGCCTTCACAACGTCGGCATGAGCAACTTCACGAGCCTCTTCACGCTTCTGTGTCAGGCCGGTAAAGTTGGATGCTTCGTCTGCCGCACGCTTGGCCACCGTCAATTTGCGATCGGCAGATAGGGACGAATAGTAAAGGCCGACCACAGCGGCGACTAGGCCACGCCGTGCAATCTCCAACTCGGCTGATGCCACCGATGTTGCGGCCGATGCACGGGCAACTGCTGTTACCTGCTGCAGCCCGATTGTTTCAGTCACGACTCCCTGGCTCGTGTATTCGTGAACGGC
Coding sequences within:
- a CDS encoding efflux RND transporter periplasmic adaptor subunit, with translation MPVTSEVTVQASLPHRGDISEQIVADATLSPLNHAVITPKITSPVKKLYVQRGAHVKAGQLLAVLENSDLSAAVMDNEGAYKSAEAAYANATHATVPEDYTRAELDLKQAKANLELSQSIATARTQLFSQGAIPGRDLDTAKAALVQAQAAYDLAQQHFEAVQKTSNKAALESAKGQLDSAKGKFLGTQAQLSYTEIRSPIDGIVTDMPVYPGETAAAGVPVITVMETSSLIAKLHIAQLMAQQLSVGAEATILVPGMDDPIAGKVTLISPALDPGSTTVEVWVRVENHKEILKAGTPVHVSITGRSANNALLIPTQSLQTAQDGGKFVMVIAADGTAHKHPATIGLQTATISQVLSGITDKDMVITTGSYALDEDTKVKVGAADDKPDAGKSGEDK
- a CDS encoding TolC family protein, which gives rise to MNKSQSIGLTTACVIRSMQRLSLVVLCIGFGLSSFTSALAISAQQVNDTTTQTPGAIQITLDEAIVRAKANEPNFNAAVAASHVAALDRTLARAALLPSVVYHNQYLYTQPAHGVTDSANASAATATSTPRFIGGNAVHEYTSQGVVTETIGLQQVTAVARASAATSVASAELEIARRGLVAAVVGLYYSSLSADRKLTVAKRAADEASNFTGLTQKREEAREVAHADVVKAQLQQQQRERDLADMTLQKEKARLDLAVLLFSDPHTPYTLLRSDSVAPLAQRAEIDAAATAHNPELASALASLRTSSLDVTAARAAYLPDLGLNFSYGIDAAQFAIHAPDGTRNLGYSAMATLDIPVWDWLSTHNRIRQKQSLRESARIALSDTQRKLIAQLDEFYAEARVANDQLHSLDVSVETARESLRLTLLRYTAGEANVLEVVDAQNSLTSTELAEEDGILRDQTALANLQILTGTL